From Caballeronia insecticola, a single genomic window includes:
- the ftsL gene encoding cell division protein FtsL has translation MNRLNIFLLIVVLGCALSVVSATNQQRQIFIELQRAQSQERQLQQDYAQLQYQQSALSKTSRIEQLAANSLKMQPVTTGRTQYLTYDTAANKAADAPMPPPLPASTPPARGAKR, from the coding sequence ATGAACCGGCTCAACATTTTTCTGCTGATCGTCGTGCTCGGGTGCGCGCTGTCGGTTGTGAGCGCGACTAATCAGCAGCGGCAGATTTTCATCGAGCTGCAAAGGGCGCAATCGCAGGAACGTCAGCTTCAGCAGGACTATGCGCAATTGCAGTACCAGCAGAGCGCTTTGTCGAAGACATCTCGCATCGAACAACTGGCCGCCAACTCCTTGAAGATGCAGCCCGTGACAACTGGCCGCACGCAATATCTCACTTACGACACGGCCGCCAACAAGGCCGCCGATGCACCCATGCCGCCGCCGCTGCCGGCGTCGACGCCGCCTGCACGCGGAGCCAAGCGATGA